The Huiozyma naganishii CBS 8797 chromosome 1, complete genome genome window below encodes:
- the RSM25 gene encoding mitochondrial 37S ribosomal protein mS23 (similar to Saccharomyces cerevisiae RSM25 (YIL093C); ancestral locus Anc_2.290): MKIQTNAVNILERTSAFLESGVIQKVPAWYNVVAANPPKKKFERKPIFVNPSTGKARVNLKSFLDSKRNAHEIYKTRYSMADKQVSHNALYRPPKLVYLEDQLRQLFYDQHPWERSRPMILIENNVTPKFDWSRIQQLGKRLDGESVVQRALFLLEGGHCDSLSTAYDKARFEFYRIRMQQELEEQISQEEAAMYGSVYTQSAIEFGLEKEGKVIETWKRRVIKETEAMLARRASPSESWNPEELEGENEETAEEKDGQEVENLFL, encoded by the coding sequence ATGAAGATACAAACGAATGCTGTTAACATCCTGGAGAGAACCTCAGCGTTTTTGGAGTCGGGGGTGATTCAAAAGGTCCCCGCGTGGTACAATGTCGTGGCAGCGAACCCGccaaaaaagaagtttgaaCGAAAGCCCATATTTGTAAATCCGTCAACGGGCAAAGCGCGTGTTAACCTGAAGTCCTTTTTGGACAGTAAGAGAAATGCGCATGAAATATACAAAACGAGATACAGCATGGCGGATAAACAGGTCTCGCACAACGCATTGTACAGGCCGCCGAAACTAGTTTATCTAGAAGATCAACTGAGACAGTTATTTTATGACCAACACCCGTGGGAGAGGTCCAGACCAATGATTCTAATTGAGAATAATGTAACCCCGAAATTTGACTGGAGCAGAATTCAGCAGCTCGGTAAGAGACTGGACGGTGAAAGCGTTGTTCAAAGGGCGTTGTTTTTATTGGAAGGGGGACATTGCGATTCTCTTTCTACCGCTTACGACAAAGCAAGGTTCGAGTTTTACCGTATACGGATGCAGCAAGAACTAGAGGAGCAGATTTCTCAAGAAGAGGCAGCCATGTATGGTTCGGTCTACACCCAATCTGCCATAGAATTCGGTCttgaaaaggaaggaaagGTCATAGAAACGTGGAAGAGGAGAGTTATTAAGGAAACTGAAGCTATGTTGGCAAGACGTGCAAGCCCATCCGAGTCGTGGAACCCAGAGGAATTGGAAGGTgaaaacgaagaaaccGCTGAAGAGAAGGATGGACAGGAAGTAGAGAATCTGTTCCTATAG
- the LYS12 gene encoding homoisocitrate dehydrogenase (similar to Saccharomyces cerevisiae LYS12 (YIL094C); ancestral locus Anc_2.287) produces MMLRSAANKLAGCRGLATNAARKSLTIGLIPGDGIGKEVIPAGKQVLQSLNPKHGLNFDFIDLQAGFQTFQDTGKALPDETVQILKEKCQGALFGAVQSPTTKVEGYSSPIVALRKAMGLYANIRPVKSVEGSNERPVDMIIVRENTEDLYIKIEKTYIDKATGTRVAEATKRISEIATQRIATIALDIALQRLQNNGKATLTVTHKSNVLSQSDGLFREVCREMYEANKDKYAGITYNEQIVDSMVYRMFREPECFDVIVAPNLYGDILSDGAAALVGSLGVVPSANVGPEIVIGEPCHGSAPDIAGKGIANPIATIRSTALMLEFLGHNEAAQDIHKAVDANLRDGLVKTADLGGNATTQNVVDDILARL; encoded by the coding sequence ATGATGTTGAGGTCTGCTGCTAACAAACTTGCTGGCTGTCGTGGTTTAGCCACTAATGCTGCCCGTAAGTCGCTTACCATTGGGTTAATACCCGGCGATGGTATTGGTAAGGAGGTTATTCCGGCGGGTAAGCAGGTGCTCCAAAGTTTGAACCCTAAGCATGGTTTGAACTTTGACTTCATTGATCTGCAAGCCGGTTTCCAGACTTTTCAAGACACTGGCAAGGCCCTTCCTGACGAAACCGTTCAAatattgaaggaaaaatgCCAAGGTGCTCTCTTCGGTGCAGTCCAATCTCCTACCACCAAAGTGGAAGGATACTCCTCTCCAATTGTGGCTCTGAGAAAGGCTATGGGTCTGTACGCCAATATCCGTCCAGTTAAGTCTGTAGAGGGCTCAAACGAGAGGCCCGTTGATATGATCATTGTGAGAGAAAATACAGAGGATCTATACAttaaaattgaaaagaccTATATTGACAAGGCCACCGGTACCAGAGTAGCTGAGGCGACTAAAAGAATCTCTGAGATCGCCACGCAAAGAATTGCCACTATTGCCTTGGACATCGCTTTGCAGAGGTTGCAAAACAACGGGAAAGCCACGTTGACAGTCACCCATAAGTCAAACGTCCTATCTCAAAGTGATGGTCTATTCAGAGAAGTCTGCAGGGAAATGTATGAAGCGAACAAGGACAAATACGCCGGCATCACATACAACGAGCAGATTGTCGACTCCATGGTATACAGAATGTTCAGAGAGCCTGAATGCTTCGATGTAATTGTTGCTCCAAACCTATATGGTGACATCTTATCTGACGGTGCGGCTGCACTTGTTGGGTCGCTAGGTGTAGTCCCAAGTGCTAACGTGGGTCCCGAGATCGTGATCGGTGAGCCATGCCATGGTTCCGCTCCTGATATTGCCGGAAAGGGTATTGCTAATCCAATTGCGACTATCAGGTCTACGGCTCTAATGCTGGAGTTTTTGGGTCACAACGAAGCAGCCCAAGATATCCACAAAGCTGTTGATGCAAACTTGAGAGACGGGTTAGTGAAAACTGCCGATCTTGGCGGTAACGCTACAACTCAAAATGTTGTCGATGATATCTTGGCCAGACTATAA
- the PRK1 gene encoding serine/threonine protein kinase PRK1 (similar to Saccharomyces cerevisiae PRK1 (YIL095W) and ARK1 (YNL020C); ancestral locus Anc_2.284), translated as MNQPVIPNYPPGFVIKVGSHQAKILKYLTSGGFAQIYSVEISPKDEYTNSNIACLKRVIVPNKSGLNVLRTEVDAMKLLKNNRHVVSYIDSNAAKSEFGNGSYEVFLLMEYCERGSLLDFMNTKLRERLQEQEVLNIMNQVCQGIAAMHKLLPPLIHRDIKIENVLISGDGLFKVCDFGSVCGIIRPPRNPQELQYVQHDVMKNTTAQYRSPEMIDLVKGFPIERKIRHLGSWCVALQIMLLHYTFREDREVAILNGRYQYPAYPIYSDRLKNVVRVLLSPHPVKRPNICQLLEEISKIQNIPCPIDNFYLERSRHQGAVSVMPVNFSRANTTQFTDQSAKETTAIRVGKEISPLKPQLSPIKSSYGPVLVMTKTTPNSFNSHHTPPPIGIVSNKTIAKPLYNSLEDGNNGLENHYLSSSVPAISYLANQHANDNIRNTTKLNIPAQNSTGSKNKTYVDSETQTLEEPSLQHTRILPHISTDRTDNTGNSIVSRLGVQLRNVITNDSSASSSIDTVQETGNSIKSAIESLKNSVSGMANNVKALSVENARNHLERLGSSYSIGSNNNIAKPNSAPIIPAVVTTHTSNSLKTAVSSPTHSELSDENELYDTLHLPDPKTSFQSPSPLKYAVDRKMKASIEKRVLNLLKNAEDSPVKKTAAGYGKYTKRPKMVSPTNPHYHLVRQNSVSQTPLILSARGSSGHPVVVPALINRDNDNGKYPAKSKAPPVVPKKPDHLRPKPPKKPAHLSSLKINKKHSTTVLNTPADLLSDTAVDELEKSFKQRYPSTVS; from the coding sequence ATGAATCAGCCAGTGATCCCAAACTACCCACCCGGGTTCGTTATAAAGGTAGGAAGTCATCAGGCAAAGATTCTAAAGTATCTCACGAGTGGTGGGTTTGCTCAAATATACTCTGTGGAGATTAGTCCGAAAGATGAATATACAAACTCCAATATTGCCTGCTTGAAAAGAGTCATCGTTCCAAATAAGTCTGGTTTGAATGTCCTGAGAACCGAAGTTGACGCAATGAAACTACTGAAAAATAATAGGCATGTCGTTTCATATATTGATTCTAATGCGGCAAAATCAGAGTTTGGTAATGGTTCTTATGaggtttttcttttaatgGAATATTGTGAACGGGGTAGCTTGCTAGATTTTATGAACACAAAACTACGAGAAAGGctacaagaacaggaagtACTAAATATAATGAACCAAGTGTGTCAAGGTATTGCTGCCATGCATAAGCTACTACCTCCGCTGATTCATAGGGATATAAAAATTGAGAACGTGCTCATATCTGGGGATGGGCTTTTCAAAGTCTGCGACTTTGGTTCTGTATGTGGCATAATACGACCTCCTAGGAATCCACAGGAACTGCAATACGTGCAGCATGATGTTATGAAGAATACGACCGCTCAATATAGGTCACCTGAGATGATTGATCTCGTCAAAGGATTTCCCATCGAACGAAAAATCAGACATCTGGGCTCTTGGTGTGTTGCTTTACAAATTATGCTACTACACTACACCTTTCGAGAAGATAGAGAAGTCGCAATACTTAATGGGCGCTACCAGTACCCTGCATACCCAATCTACAGCGATCGCTTGAAGAATGTAGTAAGAGTTTTGTTGTCTCCGCACCCGGTAAAAAGACCAAACATCTGCCAATTGCTGGaagaaatttcaaagatacAAAATATTCCCTGCCCAATTGATAACTTCTATTTGGAAAGGTCGCGGCACCAAGGTGCTGTGTCAGTCATGCCGGTCAATTTTTCGAGAGCGAACACTACTCAGTTTACCGACCAATCTGCAAAAGAGACTACCGCAATACGTGTaggaaaagaaatatcACCACTGAAGCCACAACTTTCCCCTATCAAGTCCTCATACGGTCCAGTGCTGGTGATGACCAAGACAACCCCAaattccttcaattctCACCACACGCCCCCGCCAATCGGTATCGTATCAAACAAGACCATTGCGAAACCCTTATATAATTCACTGGAAGATGGCAACAATGGTTTGGAAAACCATTATCTATCCTCTTCAGTACCGGCAATAAGCTACCTTGCCAATCAACATGCGAACGATAACATAAGAAATACCACAAAACTGAATATACCGGCCCAAAATAGCACTGGAAGTAAAAACAAGACTTACGTTGATTCCGAAACCCAAACGCTTGAAGAGCCGTCATTACAACATACAAGGATATTACCGCATATTTCCACTGATAGAACAGATAATACAGGAAATAGCATTGTATCGAGATTAGGTGTTCAATTAAGAAACGTCATTACTAATGATTCATCTgcttcttcatcaattgacactgtacaagaaactgggAACAGCATCAAATCTGCCATAGAATCGCTGAAAAATAGTGTTTCAGGTATGGCAAATAATGTCAAGGCTTTGTCTGTTGAGAACGCAAGAAATCATTTGGAACGTTTAGGCAGCTCATATTCCATTGGATCAAACAATAATATTGCAAAACCTAACTCCGCGCCAATTATCCCTGCTGTGGTAACCACACACACTTCAAACAGTTTAAAAACTGCTGTATCGTCTCCCACCCATTCCGAACTCTCTGACGAAAATGAACTGTATGATACCCTGCATCTCCCAGATCCAAAGACATCATTCCAGTCTCCATCGCCATTGAAATATGCGGTGGACAGGAAGATGAAGGCATCTATTGAGAAACGTGTTTTGAATCTGCTGAAAAACGCAGAAGATTCTCCGGTGAAGAAAACTGCTGCAGGGTATGGGAAATATACTAAGAGACCAAAAATGGTAAGCCCAACCAATCCACACTACCACCTCGTAAGACAAAACAGTGTTTCACAGACCCCATTGATTCTGTCGGCTCGGGGCTCATCAGGACACCCTGTTGTTGTGCCTGCTCTGATTAATAGGGATAATGATAATGGTAAGTATCCCGCAAAATCAAAAGCCCCACCAGTAGTTCCGAAGAAGCCGGATCACTTGAGACCCAAACCACCGAAGAAACCCGCCCACCTGTCATCTctaaaaataaacaaaaagcattcaacaacagtacTCAATACACCAGCAGACCTGTTATCCGATACTGCTGTTGACGAACTTGAAAAAAGCTTCAAACAAAGATATCCCAGCACAGTTTCTTGA